From one Conexibacter woesei Iso977N genomic stretch:
- the egtD gene encoding L-histidine N(alpha)-methyltransferase, which produces MTPPQTVSPTTHDRVIVESFLGDGEHRTLADDVLDGLTRPFKELPPKHFYDAHGADLFDRICELPEYYPTRCERAILEQRSAEIVERTGAAELVELGSGTAAKTRLLLSAMHEAGTLNRYVPIDVTEGMVRDSAARLVEEFDGLRVHGIVGDFERHLGRVPEPVDGRPRIVAFLGGTIGNFTPGSRRRFLRGLSQLLGPDDFLLLGTDLVKDPAVLEAAYDDSAGVTAAFNRNVLTVLNRELDADFAVDAYEHVAFFDRDREWIEMRLRAQRPQRVTVGKLGLRLTFAAGEELRTEISAKFTPERISGDLAAAGMELVETLTDQDGLFALTLARIRAA; this is translated from the coding sequence ATGACCCCTCCCCAGACGGTGTCCCCGACCACCCACGACCGCGTGATCGTCGAGTCCTTCCTCGGCGACGGCGAGCACCGCACGCTGGCCGACGACGTCCTCGACGGGCTCACGCGCCCGTTCAAGGAGCTGCCGCCCAAGCACTTCTACGACGCGCACGGCGCGGACCTGTTCGACAGGATCTGCGAGCTGCCGGAGTACTACCCGACGCGCTGCGAGCGCGCGATCCTCGAGCAGCGCTCCGCCGAGATCGTCGAGCGCACGGGCGCGGCCGAGCTGGTCGAGCTGGGCTCGGGCACGGCGGCCAAGACGCGGCTGCTGCTCTCGGCGATGCACGAGGCCGGGACGCTGAACCGCTACGTGCCGATCGACGTCACCGAGGGGATGGTCCGGGACAGCGCTGCGCGGCTGGTCGAGGAGTTCGACGGCCTGCGCGTGCACGGGATCGTCGGCGACTTCGAGCGCCACCTCGGCCGCGTCCCGGAGCCGGTCGACGGCCGCCCGCGAATCGTCGCGTTCCTGGGCGGGACGATCGGCAACTTCACGCCGGGCTCGCGGCGGCGCTTCCTGCGTGGGCTCTCGCAGCTGCTCGGCCCGGACGACTTCCTGCTGCTCGGGACCGACCTCGTCAAGGACCCGGCGGTCCTGGAGGCGGCCTACGACGACAGCGCCGGCGTGACCGCCGCGTTCAACCGCAACGTCCTGACGGTGCTCAACCGCGAGCTCGACGCCGACTTCGCGGTCGACGCCTACGAGCACGTCGCGTTCTTCGACCGCGACCGCGAGTGGATCGAGATGCGCCTGCGCGCGCAGCGCCCGCAGCGGGTCACGGTCGGCAAGCTCGGGCTGCGGCTGACGTTCGCCGCGGGCGAGGAGCTGCGGACCGAGATCAGCGCGAAGTTCACGCCCGAGCGGATCAGCGGCGACCTCGCCGCGGCGGGCATGGAGCTGGTCGAGACCTTGACCGATCAGGATGGGCTGTTCGCGTTGACACTGGCGCGCATCAGAGCCGCCTGA
- a CDS encoding SUMF1/EgtB/PvdO family nonheme iron enzyme, whose protein sequence is MTVTEATTTLLEDLAAVRRRTLDLVAHLDVADLERQIAPIMSPLVWDLGHIAAYEDLWLVHRHADADLLRPDLAALYDAFETPRAVRGDLEILDYTNALAYMSAVRARTEDALLSHGVDPVIHEMVLQHELQHTETMRQAMMIAGLLPPGEPSLRALPDAHRDDWLRVPAGTYALGAPDDRFSYDNERPLHDVDLPGFQISQRPVTNGTWMRFVEGGGYVRREWWSAEGWAWKEEYDITHHASVTDGHPDAPACHISWFEAEAMARWRGARLPTEAEWEKAADRLDGVGLVWEWTASQFRGYPGFSAHPYREYSEVFFGDKYRVLRGGSWATHPRVATRTFRNWDLPERRQIFAGVRLVRDLDHPEHEAS, encoded by the coding sequence ATGACGGTCACCGAAGCGACGACAACGCTGCTGGAGGACCTCGCCGCCGTCCGGCGCCGCACGCTGGACCTCGTGGCGCATCTCGACGTCGCCGACCTCGAGCGCCAGATCGCGCCGATCATGAGCCCGCTGGTCTGGGACCTCGGCCACATCGCGGCCTACGAGGACCTCTGGCTCGTGCACCGCCACGCGGACGCCGACCTCCTGCGCCCCGACCTCGCCGCGCTCTACGACGCGTTCGAGACCCCGCGCGCGGTCCGCGGCGACCTCGAGATCCTGGACTACACCAACGCATTGGCCTACATGTCGGCCGTGCGCGCCCGGACCGAGGACGCGCTGCTCTCCCACGGCGTGGATCCCGTGATCCACGAGATGGTCCTGCAGCACGAGCTCCAGCACACCGAGACGATGCGCCAGGCGATGATGATCGCCGGCCTGCTGCCGCCCGGCGAGCCGTCGCTGCGCGCGCTCCCGGACGCCCACCGCGACGACTGGCTGCGCGTCCCCGCCGGGACCTACGCTCTCGGCGCGCCGGACGATCGGTTCTCCTACGACAACGAGCGGCCACTGCACGACGTCGACCTTCCCGGCTTCCAGATCAGTCAGCGACCGGTCACCAACGGAACGTGGATGCGCTTCGTCGAAGGCGGCGGCTACGTCCGCCGCGAGTGGTGGTCGGCCGAGGGTTGGGCGTGGAAGGAGGAGTACGACATCACGCACCACGCGAGCGTGACGGACGGGCACCCTGACGCGCCCGCCTGTCACATCTCCTGGTTCGAGGCGGAGGCCATGGCCAGGTGGCGCGGAGCACGGCTCCCCACCGAGGCCGAATGGGAGAAGGCCGCCGACCGCCTCGACGGCGTCGGGCTCGTGTGGGAGTGGACCGCCTCGCAGTTCCGCGGCTACCCCGGCTTCTCGGCACACCCGTACCGCGAGTACTCCGAGGTCTTCTTCGGCGACAAGTACCGCGTCCTCCGTGGCGGGTCCTGGGCGACGCACCCGCGCGTCGCGACCCGCACCTTCCGCAACTGGGACCTCCCGGAGCGCCGGCAGATCTTCGCCGGCGTCCGGCTCGTCCGCGACCTCGACCACCCCGAGCACGAGGCATCATGA
- a CDS encoding TetR/AcrR family transcriptional regulator: MPAASSPLLDPDRLANLRDALGHRDWRELTVAEIANAVGVSRMTLHRHGVGKEEVLVALAQLLEQEFRDMALPALAGGGTARDRLRGALASICLIDEKYLGVFAALSTALEPVFHEEGDGAVLTREPFTATLRRLLETGMEDGSIGVVEDPAETATLIFNATGHTYRHLRTGHRWPAQRAREAVVALVVDGLPGAGAEAR, from the coding sequence ATGCCCGCCGCCTCGTCGCCGCTCCTGGACCCGGACCGCCTCGCGAACCTGCGCGACGCGCTCGGCCACCGGGACTGGCGCGAGCTCACGGTCGCCGAGATCGCCAACGCGGTCGGCGTGTCGCGGATGACGCTGCACCGCCACGGCGTCGGCAAGGAGGAGGTCTTGGTCGCGCTCGCCCAGCTGCTGGAGCAGGAGTTCCGCGACATGGCGCTGCCCGCGCTGGCCGGCGGCGGCACCGCGCGCGACCGCCTGCGCGGCGCGCTGGCGTCGATCTGCCTGATCGACGAGAAGTACCTCGGCGTTTTCGCGGCGTTGTCCACCGCCTTGGAGCCCGTCTTCCACGAGGAGGGCGACGGCGCGGTCCTGACGCGCGAGCCGTTCACCGCGACGCTGCGGCGGCTGCTGGAGACCGGGATGGAGGACGGGTCGATCGGCGTGGTCGAGGACCCGGCCGAGACCGCGACGCTGATCTTCAACGCGACCGGCCACACGTATCGCCACCTGCGCACCGGCCACCGCTGGCCGGCGCAGCGCGCCCGTGAGGCGGTCGTCGCGCTGGTCGTCGACGGGCTGCCGGGGGCGGGGGCTGAAGCGAGATGA
- a CDS encoding MFS transporter, translated as MMDKRKLATLSAGHGAVDLSQGAVPALLPFLIAARGMSLGSATALLTAATIGSSIVQPLFGLWADRLATPLLLPGGLALAGIGLGAVGWCDSYILLALALFVSGLGVAAFHPEGARLAGAASGDERATGMSYFSVGGNLGFALGPLLAAPIVGLAGLHATPLLAIPGLVLAIVTARRLPSLAAAEGPAAPRAAGAASRAAGPPPAAWWPFTRLVTAAVSRTAAFFALQAFIPVWVIHHLGGTTGGGDAILAVMLVFGALGTLIGGRCADRFGRRSVLVTAMAPLAVLLLVLPHVGIVPFILVVALVGLAIDGPFSTTVVLGQEYLPGRHGLASGVTLGLAIGIGGLIAAGLGALADATSLSTTMAILPVFALLALASAVSLPEPERARSPKAPDALAAGSNA; from the coding sequence ATGATGGACAAGCGCAAGCTCGCGACGCTGAGCGCCGGCCACGGCGCGGTCGACCTGTCGCAGGGCGCGGTGCCCGCGCTGCTGCCGTTCCTGATCGCGGCGCGGGGGATGAGCCTCGGCTCGGCGACCGCGCTGCTGACCGCGGCGACGATCGGCTCCTCGATCGTGCAGCCGCTGTTCGGCCTGTGGGCGGACCGGCTGGCGACGCCGCTGCTGCTGCCGGGCGGGCTGGCGCTCGCGGGGATCGGGCTCGGCGCGGTGGGGTGGTGCGACTCCTACATCCTGCTCGCGCTGGCGCTGTTCGTGTCCGGGCTCGGCGTGGCGGCGTTCCACCCGGAGGGCGCGCGGCTGGCCGGCGCGGCGAGCGGTGATGAGCGCGCGACGGGCATGTCCTACTTCTCGGTCGGCGGGAACCTCGGGTTCGCGCTCGGGCCGCTGCTGGCCGCGCCGATCGTCGGGCTCGCGGGGTTGCATGCCACGCCGCTGCTGGCGATCCCGGGCCTGGTGCTGGCGATCGTCACCGCGCGGCGCCTGCCGTCGCTCGCGGCGGCCGAGGGGCCGGCGGCGCCGCGGGCCGCGGGCGCCGCTAGCAGAGCCGCCGGGCCGCCGCCCGCGGCGTGGTGGCCGTTCACGCGGCTGGTGACCGCGGCGGTGTCGCGGACCGCGGCGTTCTTCGCGCTGCAGGCGTTCATCCCGGTGTGGGTGATCCACCACCTCGGCGGGACGACCGGCGGCGGCGACGCGATCCTCGCGGTCATGCTGGTCTTCGGCGCGCTCGGGACGCTGATCGGCGGCCGCTGCGCGGACCGCTTCGGCCGGCGCAGCGTGCTGGTCACCGCGATGGCGCCGCTGGCCGTGCTGTTGTTGGTGTTGCCGCACGTCGGCATCGTCCCCTTCATCTTGGTCGTCGCGCTGGTCGGGCTCGCGATCGACGGCCCGTTCTCGACGACCGTCGTCCTGGGCCAGGAGTACCTGCCCGGCCGCCACGGCCTCGCCTCCGGCGTGACGCTCGGCCTGGCGATCGGCATCGGCGGCCTGATCGCCGCCGGCCTCGGCGCGCTGGCCGACGCGACCTCGCTCTCGACCACGATGGCGATCCTGCCGGTCTTCGCGCTGCTGGCGCTGGCGAGCGCGGTCTCGCTGCCCGAGCCGGAGCGCGCCCGGAGCCCGAAGGCCCCGGACGCGCTTGCGGCCGGAAGCAACGCCTAG
- a CDS encoding glycoside hydrolase family 15 protein — MDPGRVEVRDTTPFVERTPVRSAFPPIADYGYLSDCHTGALVAPDGTIEWLCPPRFDAPSVFGAILDRSAGGFRLGPSAMGVPAGRRYEPGTMILETTWMTPTGWVVVRDALVIGPWRERAQGSATAHTRPPTDYEAHHVLVRTITCIHGQAQIELLCEPMFDYGRVPATWSTVPNDTYAFDATDGGRTLRLMSDLNVGIEGGLARARHRLEKGETRFCALSWSRLLDGPRTAEEATNALQDTSEYWRGWLADADFPDHRWRNHLERSALTLKGLTYAPTGALVAAPTTSLPETPGGVRNWDYRYTWMRDATFTLSGLHSLGLNWEADDFIQFVADLGRNEDGALQIMYGIGGERVLEEETLDHLTGYEGARPVRIGNDAYRQRQNDVFGAVLDSLWLHAKEYGHNSARLWPVIHDQVEQAIASWREPDQGIWESRGEPQHYVSSKLMCWVALDRGARLASRRGKDDLADRWRRVANEIHAEILARGVDEKGRFTQYYGSSNLDASLLLIPLVRFLPHDDARVRDTVMAISEELTESGLVLRYRTEETDDGLTGEEGTFLICSFWLVSALLEIGERKAGRQLCERLLSLASSLDLYAEELEASTGRHLGNFPQAFTHLALINAVMHVIRDEQQNPE; from the coding sequence ATGGACCCCGGCCGCGTCGAGGTCCGCGACACGACGCCGTTCGTCGAGCGCACGCCCGTGCGCTCCGCGTTCCCGCCGATCGCCGACTACGGTTACCTCAGCGACTGCCACACCGGCGCGCTGGTGGCGCCCGACGGCACGATCGAGTGGCTCTGCCCGCCCCGCTTCGACGCGCCGTCGGTCTTCGGCGCGATCCTCGACCGCTCCGCCGGCGGCTTCCGGCTCGGCCCGTCCGCGATGGGCGTCCCGGCCGGCCGCCGCTACGAGCCGGGCACGATGATCCTCGAGACCACGTGGATGACCCCCACCGGTTGGGTGGTCGTCCGCGACGCGCTGGTGATCGGCCCCTGGCGCGAGCGCGCTCAGGGCTCGGCGACCGCGCACACGCGCCCGCCGACCGACTACGAGGCCCACCACGTGCTCGTGCGGACGATCACGTGCATCCACGGCCAGGCGCAGATCGAGCTGCTGTGTGAGCCGATGTTCGACTACGGCCGCGTGCCCGCCACGTGGTCGACGGTCCCGAACGACACCTATGCCTTCGACGCGACCGACGGCGGCCGCACGCTGCGGTTGATGTCGGACCTGAACGTCGGCATCGAGGGCGGCCTGGCGCGTGCGCGCCATCGTCTCGAGAAGGGCGAGACGCGGTTCTGCGCGCTGTCCTGGTCGCGCCTGCTCGACGGTCCCCGGACCGCGGAGGAGGCGACCAACGCGCTGCAGGACACGAGCGAGTACTGGCGCGGCTGGCTGGCCGACGCCGACTTCCCCGACCACCGCTGGCGCAACCACCTGGAGCGCAGCGCGCTCACGTTGAAGGGGTTGACCTACGCGCCGACCGGCGCGCTCGTGGCAGCACCGACGACTTCCCTCCCGGAGACCCCGGGCGGTGTCCGCAACTGGGACTACCGCTACACGTGGATGCGCGACGCGACGTTCACGCTGAGTGGCCTCCACTCGCTCGGCCTCAACTGGGAGGCCGACGACTTCATCCAGTTCGTCGCCGACCTCGGCCGCAACGAGGACGGCGCGCTGCAGATCATGTACGGGATCGGCGGCGAGCGCGTGCTCGAGGAGGAGACGCTCGACCACCTCACCGGCTACGAGGGCGCCAGGCCGGTCCGGATCGGCAACGACGCCTACCGCCAGCGCCAGAACGACGTCTTCGGCGCCGTGCTCGACTCCTTGTGGTTGCACGCCAAGGAGTACGGCCACAACAGCGCGCGCCTGTGGCCGGTCATCCACGACCAGGTCGAGCAGGCGATCGCCTCCTGGCGCGAGCCCGACCAGGGCATCTGGGAATCGCGCGGCGAGCCTCAGCACTACGTGTCGAGCAAGTTGATGTGCTGGGTCGCGCTCGACCGCGGCGCGCGGCTGGCGTCACGCCGCGGCAAGGACGACCTCGCCGACCGCTGGCGCCGCGTCGCCAACGAGATCCACGCCGAGATCCTCGCGCGCGGCGTCGACGAGAAGGGCCGGTTCACCCAGTACTACGGGTCGTCGAACCTCGACGCGTCGCTGCTGCTGATCCCGCTCGTGCGCTTCCTCCCCCACGACGACGCGCGCGTGCGCGACACCGTCATGGCGATCAGCGAGGAGCTGACCGAGTCCGGGCTGGTCCTGCGCTACCGGACCGAGGAGACCGACGACGGCCTCACCGGCGAGGAGGGCACGTTCCTGATCTGCTCGTTCTGGCTGGTCAGCGCGCTGCTGGAGATCGGCGAGCGCAAGGCCGGAAGGCAGCTGTGCGAACGGCTGCTCTCCCTGGCCTCGTCGCTCGACCTCTACGCCGAGGAGCTGGAGGCGTCGACCGGACGCCACCTCGGCAACTTCCCTCAGGCCTTCACGCACCTGGCGCTGATCAACGCGGTCATGCACGTGATCCGCGACGAGCAGCAGAACCCGGAGTGA
- a CDS encoding MMPL family transporter, whose protein sequence is MTSSPPPTPAGPAPAPTGAEPRRPRQGAGVAATSPALAARIGRWSTRHRFAAIAGWLAFVFAALAIGTAVGTVTPSDDGSQHGDSAKGDKIVNDAYPDQASETVLVQGKGKMKASDPEFRATVAAVERGVSGKPGVVSVRSPYAAGADGQISPDGRSALVQFKINGDSDLADKRVDAVEDGVKAAAAAHPGVFVGQFGDASADKALSKAFGDDFAKAGMLSIPVTLIILVLTFGALVAAGVPLLLGITAVVGTIGLLGPISHVVGLNDFINEVVLLVGLAVGVDYSLFYLRREREEKARGASPKDAVAIAAATSGRAVLISGVTVIFAMAGMLLAGDSTFTALGIGAMLVVFVAMIGSVTVIPALLSGSGRALERGRIPFVGKRMARSRDRNVDTGGRGWNLVLNPVLRHPVVSVVGAVALLLVMASPVLRMHTADSGVSAIPRDLPVMKVYDKMQTAFPGGQIPATVVLKARDVRSEKITRAVASLKRDALASGDVKQPIDVTVSKDHHVMQIDLPIVGDGNNQASNRALATLRDDVVPKFADRAGVKAYVTGTTAGSKDFNDLMKSRWPIVFGFVLSLAFILLLMTFRSIVIPIKAIILNLLSVGAAYGVLTWVFQEGHGEKLLGFKSTGSITSWLPMFLFVILFGLSMDYHVFILSRIREAFDRGATTEDAVAQGIRTTAGTVTSAAIVMVAVFAIFATLSYLDFKMMGVGLATAILVDATIVRAVLLPASMKLLGDWNWYLPRWLEWLPSLGHEDMVSGPEGTGHRAGQAHLPSRDPEVEREPAGVA, encoded by the coding sequence ATGACCTCCTCTCCTCCTCCAACTCCTGCTGGTCCGGCACCCGCCCCCACGGGCGCCGAACCCCGCCGCCCACGCCAAGGGGCGGGCGTCGCGGCCACTTCCCCGGCCCTGGCTGCGCGGATCGGCCGCTGGTCCACGCGGCACCGGTTCGCCGCCATCGCCGGATGGCTCGCGTTCGTCTTCGCCGCGCTGGCGATCGGCACCGCGGTCGGGACCGTCACGCCCAGCGACGACGGATCCCAGCACGGCGACTCCGCCAAGGGCGACAAGATCGTCAACGACGCGTACCCGGACCAGGCGTCCGAGACCGTGCTCGTTCAAGGCAAGGGCAAGATGAAGGCGTCGGACCCGGAGTTCCGGGCGACGGTCGCGGCGGTCGAGCGCGGCGTGTCGGGCAAGCCGGGCGTGGTGTCGGTGAGGTCGCCGTACGCCGCCGGGGCCGACGGGCAGATCTCGCCGGACGGGCGCAGCGCGCTCGTGCAGTTCAAGATCAACGGTGACAGCGACCTGGCCGACAAGCGCGTCGACGCCGTCGAGGACGGCGTGAAGGCCGCGGCCGCCGCCCATCCGGGCGTGTTCGTCGGGCAGTTCGGCGACGCGTCGGCCGACAAGGCGCTGTCGAAGGCGTTCGGCGACGACTTCGCCAAGGCCGGGATGCTGTCGATCCCGGTGACGCTGATCATCCTGGTGCTGACGTTCGGCGCGCTGGTCGCGGCGGGCGTCCCGCTGCTGCTGGGCATCACCGCGGTCGTCGGGACGATCGGGCTGCTGGGGCCGATCTCGCATGTTGTAGGCCTCAACGACTTCATCAACGAAGTGGTGTTGTTGGTGGGGTTGGCGGTCGGCGTCGACTACTCGCTCTTCTACCTGCGGCGAGAGCGGGAGGAGAAGGCGCGGGGCGCCTCGCCCAAGGACGCGGTGGCGATCGCGGCGGCGACGTCGGGTCGTGCCGTGCTGATCAGCGGCGTCACGGTGATCTTCGCGATGGCCGGCATGCTGCTGGCGGGCGACTCCACGTTCACCGCGCTGGGCATCGGCGCGATGTTGGTGGTCTTCGTCGCGATGATCGGCTCCGTGACCGTGATCCCGGCGCTGCTGAGCGGTTCCGGCCGGGCGCTGGAGCGCGGGCGGATCCCGTTCGTCGGCAAGCGCATGGCGCGGTCGCGTGACCGCAACGTCGACACCGGCGGGCGTGGGTGGAACCTGGTGCTGAATCCGGTCCTGCGCCATCCGGTCGTCAGCGTCGTCGGCGCGGTCGCGCTGCTGCTGGTGATGGCGTCGCCGGTGCTGAGGATGCACACGGCCGACAGCGGCGTCTCGGCGATCCCGCGGGACCTGCCGGTGATGAAGGTGTACGACAAGATGCAGACGGCGTTCCCGGGCGGCCAGATCCCGGCGACGGTCGTGCTCAAGGCCAGGGACGTGCGGTCGGAGAAGATCACGCGCGCCGTCGCCTCGCTGAAGCGGGACGCGCTGGCGAGCGGCGACGTCAAGCAGCCGATCGACGTGACGGTCAGCAAGGACCATCACGTGATGCAGATCGACCTGCCGATCGTGGGCGACGGCAACAACCAGGCGTCGAACCGGGCCCTGGCGACGCTGCGCGACGACGTGGTCCCGAAGTTCGCGGATCGCGCCGGCGTCAAGGCGTACGTGACGGGCACGACGGCGGGGTCCAAGGACTTCAACGACCTCATGAAGTCGCGCTGGCCGATCGTCTTCGGGTTCGTGCTGTCGCTGGCCTTCATCCTGCTGCTGATGACGTTCCGGTCGATCGTGATCCCGATCAAGGCCATCATCCTGAACCTGCTGAGCGTCGGTGCGGCGTACGGCGTGCTGACCTGGGTCTTCCAGGAGGGGCACGGCGAGAAGCTGCTGGGCTTCAAGTCCACCGGGTCGATCACGTCCTGGCTGCCGATGTTCCTGTTCGTGATCCTGTTCGGGTTGTCGATGGACTACCACGTGTTCATCCTCAGCCGGATCCGCGAGGCGTTCGACCGTGGTGCCACGACCGAGGACGCGGTCGCGCAGGGCATCCGGACGACCGCCGGGACCGTGACCAGCGCGGCGATCGTCATGGTGGCGGTGTTCGCGATCTTCGCGACGCTGAGCTACCTCGACTTCAAGATGATGGGCGTCGGGCTGGCGACGGCGATCCTGGTCGACGCGACGATCGTCCGGGCGGTGCTGCTGCCCGCGTCGATGAAGCTGCTCGGCGACTGGAACTGGTACCTGCCGCGGTGGCTGGAGTGGCTGCCGTCGCTGGGTCACGAGGACATGGTGTCGGGGCCCGAGGGCACCGGCCACCGTGCGGGGCAGGCCCACTTGCCCTCGCGCGACCCGGAGGTCGAGCGCGAGCCGGCGGGCGTGGCCTGA
- a CDS encoding GMC family oxidoreductase — translation MASIKHDKVDAVCIGVGWTGGILAAEMAKAGMKVVGLERGGPRGESSFGSDHDELKFAIRSELFQDAAVETQTLRHSTGEPALPMRYIGAWLPGTGVGGAGVHWNGQNWRYHPSDFEYKSHYTDKYGKDVFPDEMRPRDWGITYDTLEPYMNTFEEMAGISGKAGVLNGNRIEGGNPFEGSRSKEYPTPPMMASKSGDMFAKAARELGYTPFPVPSGNLSEPYVNPEGVPRNHCLYCGFCERFGCEVGAKADPTVTVIPVAERTGNFELRTHAWVHRITHRDGRATGVLYTDAAGRTHEQPADVVAVTSFMFNNVRLLLLSGMGEPYDPKTEKGAVGRNFAYQTGGAGAVGYFADEDDLNLMMGSGANGMSIDDLNADNFDHSDLDFLGGGNVAISQNGSRPIQSQHVFGDTPTWGLEWKRAVKDTYRRTVSIGAQGESPAYRDHYVDLDPTYKDAFGDPLLRVTFDWTKNERNMVKYLGTKIEEIMKAMRPTRMTGGPGALAPHFDTVPYQSTHVTGGTIMGDDPKETVVNDYLQMWDYPNVFVVGASNYPQNAGFNPTGTLGGLAYRAADGIVNHYRKNGGAIRS, via the coding sequence ATGGCGTCGATCAAGCACGACAAGGTCGACGCGGTCTGCATCGGCGTCGGCTGGACCGGCGGGATCCTCGCCGCCGAGATGGCCAAGGCGGGGATGAAGGTCGTCGGCCTCGAGCGCGGCGGTCCGCGCGGCGAGTCCAGCTTCGGCTCCGACCACGACGAGCTGAAGTTCGCGATCCGCTCCGAGCTGTTCCAGGACGCCGCGGTCGAGACCCAGACGCTGCGCCACTCGACGGGCGAGCCCGCGCTGCCGATGCGCTACATCGGCGCGTGGCTGCCGGGCACCGGCGTCGGTGGCGCGGGCGTGCACTGGAACGGCCAGAACTGGCGCTATCACCCGTCCGACTTCGAGTACAAGTCGCACTACACGGACAAGTACGGCAAGGACGTGTTCCCGGACGAGATGCGCCCGCGCGACTGGGGCATCACCTACGACACGCTCGAGCCCTACATGAACACGTTCGAGGAGATGGCGGGCATCTCCGGCAAGGCGGGCGTGCTCAACGGCAACAGGATCGAGGGCGGCAACCCGTTCGAGGGCTCGCGCTCGAAGGAGTACCCGACGCCGCCGATGATGGCGTCGAAGTCCGGCGACATGTTCGCCAAGGCGGCGCGCGAGCTCGGCTACACGCCGTTCCCGGTGCCGTCGGGGAACCTGAGCGAGCCCTACGTCAACCCGGAGGGCGTCCCACGCAACCACTGCCTCTACTGCGGGTTCTGCGAGCGCTTCGGCTGCGAGGTGGGCGCGAAGGCCGACCCGACCGTGACCGTGATCCCGGTCGCCGAGCGGACCGGCAACTTCGAGCTGCGCACCCACGCGTGGGTCCACCGGATCACGCACCGCGACGGCAGGGCGACCGGCGTTCTGTACACCGACGCCGCCGGCCGCACGCACGAGCAGCCGGCCGACGTCGTGGCCGTCACGTCGTTCATGTTCAACAACGTGCGCTTGTTGTTGTTGTCGGGCATGGGCGAGCCCTATGACCCGAAGACCGAGAAGGGCGCGGTCGGGCGCAACTTCGCCTACCAGACCGGCGGCGCCGGGGCGGTCGGCTACTTCGCCGACGAGGACGACCTCAACCTGATGATGGGGTCGGGCGCCAACGGCATGTCGATCGACGACCTCAACGCCGACAACTTCGACCACAGCGACCTGGACTTCCTCGGCGGCGGCAACGTCGCGATCTCGCAGAACGGCTCGCGGCCGATCCAGTCCCAGCACGTCTTCGGCGACACGCCGACCTGGGGCCTGGAGTGGAAGCGCGCGGTCAAGGACACGTACCGCCGCACGGTCAGCATCGGCGCCCAGGGCGAGTCCCCCGCCTACCGCGACCACTACGTCGACCTCGATCCGACCTACAAGGACGCGTTCGGCGATCCGCTGCTGCGGGTGACGTTCGACTGGACCAAGAACGAGCGCAACATGGTCAAGTACCTCGGCACCAAGATCGAGGAGATCATGAAGGCCATGAGGCCGACGAGGATGACCGGCGGCCCGGGCGCGCTCGCCCCGCACTTCGACACGGTGCCCTACCAGTCCACGCACGTCACCGGTGGGACGATCATGGGCGACGACCCGAAGGAGACGGTCGTCAACGACTACCTCCAGATGTGGGACTACCCCAACGTCTTCGTCGTCGGCGCGAGCAACTACCCGCAGAACGCGGGCTTCAACCCGACCGGCACGCTCGGCGGCCTCGCCTACCGCGCGGCCGACGGCATCGTCAACCACTACCGCAAGAACGGCGGCGCGATCCGGTCCTAG
- a CDS encoding gluconate 2-dehydrogenase subunit 3 family protein, protein MFRTNRGVSRRELLTGGAAAAGSVALAGVVGARAADMAGMDHDSTPMRLRALTADQAALVGAMADRIWPRDGDTPSASELGVVTYLDGQLAGGWGAGERFYRQGPFHEPESSGHGYQLSLTPRDVYRHVLPEIDTYTKGKYDNKAFADLDPRDQDAVLTDLQAGKVDLGLASGPNGFTSASFFTMFLQNVTEGLFGDPVYGGNRDLAGWKHIDYPGDPMAYGDSYYAIFGHRGDVYEVKPQGMADVMREN, encoded by the coding sequence ATGTTCCGCACCAATCGAGGGGTCTCGCGCCGGGAGCTGCTGACCGGCGGTGCCGCCGCGGCCGGCAGCGTCGCGCTGGCCGGCGTCGTCGGCGCCCGCGCCGCCGACATGGCCGGCATGGACCACGACAGCACGCCGATGCGCCTGCGCGCGCTGACGGCCGACCAGGCGGCGCTCGTCGGCGCGATGGCCGATCGCATCTGGCCGCGCGACGGCGACACCCCGTCGGCCTCCGAGCTCGGCGTCGTCACCTACCTCGACGGCCAACTCGCCGGCGGCTGGGGCGCGGGCGAGCGCTTCTACCGCCAGGGCCCGTTCCACGAGCCCGAGAGCTCCGGCCACGGCTACCAGCTCTCGCTCACGCCGCGCGACGTCTACCGCCACGTCCTGCCGGAGATCGACACCTACACCAAGGGCAAGTACGACAACAAGGCGTTCGCGGACCTGGATCCCAGGGACCAGGACGCGGTCCTCACCGACCTGCAGGCCGGCAAGGTCGACCTCGGCCTGGCCTCCGGCCCCAACGGCTTCACCTCGGCGAGCTTCTTCACCATGTTCTTGCAGAACGTGACCGAGGGCCTCTTCGGCGACCCGGTCTACGGCGGCAACAGGGACCTCGCGGGCTGGAAGCACATCGACTACCCGGGCGACCCCATGGCCTACGGCGACAGCTACTACGCGATCTTCGGGCACCGCGGCGACGTCTACGAGGTCAAACCGCAGGGCATGGCCGACGTGATGAGGGAGAACTAG